Genomic DNA from bacterium:
TTAACGACCAACGGGCGAGCGGCCGTTCTGGCTTGGTGGCATCCCTCTCAACAGCAATTAAGCCTTCAGGCGACCGCAATACTGATAAAATGACGAGTAAATGTTAATTTACACTGACTAATTAGCGTAACTAAGGATATAATAAGTATGAGAGTCGTAGAGACAAAAGGGAGTCAAAGAAAGTTTATAGAATGACAATAAGTTTGCCGTTGAAAAGATTCCAAAAACCAAAGGCGCAGGTTGTTCATAAAGAGGATCACCTTCCAGTTATTGCGATTGTAGGCAGTCCTAATGTGGGCAAAAGCGTGCTCTTTAACTGTTTAACCGGCCGATATGTGACCGTATCCAACTATCCAGGCACTACCGTCGAGACGATGACCGGTTATTGCACTATTGGCAAACAAAAATTAAAGGTAATCGACACTCCCGGTATGTATGGATTACATCCAATTACGGAAGAAGAACGGATTGCTCGGGAGCTATTAGCTCAAATTAATCCTCAAGTTGTCCTTCATATCGTCGATGCAAAGAACCTCGGACGAATGCTATCGCTTACTCTCCAACTCATTGAAGCAAAACTGCCTGTCATTCTTGTGCTGAACCTAATGGATGAATTGGAAAAGGCCGGCATGCAGATAGACATTATCGGCCTTAGCAAAAGGTTGGGTGTTCCTGTTATCCCGACGGTTGGGCTTAAAGGGCATGGAATTTCAGAATTAAAGGAGGCCATTGATGCCCATATTAACGGCATCAAAGCCATTTGAATATAGTCCCGAAATCGAGCGGATTGTCAGCCAAATCGCCGAAATGTTAAAAGGCACGTATCAGCTATCACATCGAACGGTAGCAATACTGGTACTTCAATATGATAAAGATGCGAACGATTGGGTTAAGCAAAGTGAAAATGAAGAGGTTTATGACTCGATCACTAAGCTTGTGATCCAGGCTGAGAAGGAGCTTAAGGAACCGATCGGTTATCGGATAGCTCTTGAGCGCCAAGCCGTGTCGAGCGCTTTGGCAGGCGAGTTTCTGCGTCAGGATATTAGACACTATAACCGCTTCCTCCAATTTACCGGCCGTCTATGCATGCA
This window encodes:
- a CDS encoding FeoB small GTPase domain-containing protein; its protein translation is MTISLPLKRFQKPKAQVVHKEDHLPVIAIVGSPNVGKSVLFNCLTGRYVTVSNYPGTTVETMTGYCTIGKQKLKVIDTPGMYGLHPITEEERIARELLAQINPQVVLHIVDAKNLGRMLSLTLQLIEAKLPVILVLNLMDELEKAGMQIDIIGLSKRLGVPVIPTVGLKGHGISELKEAIDAHINGIKAI